The proteins below are encoded in one region of Pontibacter deserti:
- the murA gene encoding UDP-N-acetylglucosamine 1-carboxyvinyltransferase gives MASFEVIGGNKLKGEIIPQGAKNEALQILCAVLLTSETVTISNIPDIRDVNKLIELLQGLGVAVERIAPDTYTFRADNVDLDYLETDAFVAQGRAIRGSVMIVGPMLARFGKSKMPKPGGDKIGRRRLDTHFEGFEKLGAKFTYNAADNFFIATADKLKGAYMLLDEASVTGTANILMAAVLAEGTTTIYNAACEPYVQQLCRMLNRMGAKISGIGSNLLVIEGVERLGGTEHRMLPDMIEIGSFIGLAAMTGSEITIKDCQIPELGLIPDTFRRLGIKMEFRGDDIHIPAQDHYEIDTYIDGSILNISDHTWPGLTPDLLSVALVVATQAKGTALIHQKMFESRLFFVDKLIDMGAQIILCDPHRATVIGHNNNIPLRGIRMTSPDIRAGVALLIAALSAEGTSIIDNVEQIDRGYQNIDGRLNAIGAQIRRI, from the coding sequence ATGGCTTCATTTGAAGTAATTGGTGGTAACAAGTTAAAAGGCGAGATTATACCGCAGGGAGCAAAAAACGAAGCACTGCAGATTCTGTGTGCAGTACTCCTGACTTCCGAAACAGTTACCATTTCCAACATTCCTGACATACGGGATGTAAATAAGCTTATCGAATTGCTGCAGGGTTTAGGAGTAGCTGTTGAAAGAATAGCACCTGATACCTATACTTTCCGAGCTGATAATGTAGATCTGGATTACCTGGAAACAGATGCATTTGTAGCGCAAGGTCGTGCTATACGTGGCTCGGTAATGATTGTAGGCCCAATGCTGGCCCGCTTTGGTAAGTCTAAAATGCCTAAGCCGGGTGGCGATAAAATTGGCCGTCGCCGACTGGATACCCACTTTGAAGGTTTTGAGAAATTAGGTGCTAAGTTTACTTATAACGCTGCTGATAATTTCTTTATCGCAACTGCTGATAAATTGAAAGGTGCTTACATGCTGCTGGATGAGGCGTCGGTAACTGGTACAGCTAACATATTAATGGCTGCTGTACTGGCTGAAGGTACAACAACCATATACAATGCTGCCTGCGAGCCTTACGTGCAGCAGCTTTGCCGTATGCTTAACCGCATGGGCGCTAAGATTAGTGGCATCGGCTCTAACCTGCTGGTAATTGAGGGTGTGGAGAGATTAGGTGGTACTGAACACCGCATGCTGCCTGACATGATCGAGATCGGCTCGTTTATTGGCCTTGCTGCCATGACGGGTTCAGAGATAACTATAAAAGATTGCCAGATACCGGAACTTGGTTTGATTCCAGACACATTCCGACGCTTAGGTATAAAAATGGAGTTCCGTGGTGATGATATTCATATTCCGGCGCAGGACCATTATGAGATTGATACTTATATTGACGGCAGCATCCTGAACATATCAGATCATACCTGGCCGGGCTTAACTCCTGACCTGCTGAGTGTGGCGCTGGTAGTAGCAACGCAGGCAAAAGGTACGGCGCTTATCCATCAGAAAATGTTTGAGAGCCGCCTGTTCTTTGTTGACAAACTGATAGACATGGGTGCTCAGATCATACTTTGCGACCCGCACAGAGCTACGGTTATCGGCCATAACAACAACATTCCGTTACGCGGCATCCGCATGACCTCCCCGGATATTCGTGCCGGCGTGGCCCTGCTTATTGCAGCGCTTTCCGCAGAAGGTACCAGCATCATCGACAACGTAGAGCAGATCGACCGTGGTTACCAGAACATTGATGGCCGCCTAAATGCCATTGGCGCGCAGATAAGAAGGATATAA
- the accB gene encoding acetyl-CoA carboxylase biotin carboxyl carrier protein translates to MKAKEIQDLIDFIAKSGLNKVNIETEEFKISVQREPNQKVKYVSEPAHHAAPAAAPAQMAAPQAAPAPSAPAAPAAAPASEESKYVAIKAPMIGTFYRASSPEAPIFVNVGDEVKKGQVICIIEAMKLFNEIESEVSGKIVKVLVDNATPVEYDQPLFLVDPS, encoded by the coding sequence ATGAAAGCTAAAGAAATCCAGGACCTTATCGACTTCATCGCCAAATCCGGCCTGAACAAAGTCAACATCGAGACAGAAGAATTCAAGATATCGGTACAGCGCGAGCCAAACCAGAAGGTAAAGTATGTTAGCGAGCCGGCACACCATGCTGCTCCTGCTGCTGCACCAGCTCAGATGGCTGCTCCACAGGCTGCTCCTGCTCCATCGGCACCTGCTGCTCCTGCTGCTGCACCAGCTTCAGAAGAAAGCAAGTATGTAGCTATCAAAGCGCCGATGATCGGTACATTCTACCGTGCATCAAGCCCGGAAGCTCCGATTTTTGTTAACGTTGGCGACGAAGTGAAAAAAGGACAGGTGATCTGTATTATCGAAGCCATGAAGCTGTTCAACGAGATCGAGTCTGAAGTATCAGGTAAGATCGTGAAGGTGCTGGTAGATAACGCCACTCCTGTTGAGTACGATCAGCCGCTGTTCCTGGTAGATCCTAGCTAA
- a CDS encoding RNA polymerase sigma factor — protein MQALHYSIPLDRQLPDAEVITKVLAGEKELYELLMRRHNQKLYRVIRSYLKNEREVEDAMQDTYLKAYEKLYQFRQDSQFSTWLIRIGINAALGKLRKYKQLAEAPSDLIDYDVLPSSETLPMDPENIIIRNEAKLLLEKAIDAIPEKYRIVYTLRELEDLSVQEVMNCLELSESNVKIRLHRAKALLKDNLYKLTQDKQVFEFGNKRCDALVHQVLKALP, from the coding sequence ATGCAAGCACTACATTATAGTATACCATTAGATAGGCAGCTACCGGATGCAGAAGTGATAACAAAAGTATTGGCGGGAGAGAAAGAGTTGTATGAACTCCTGATGCGCCGGCACAACCAGAAGCTTTATCGTGTGATCAGGAGCTACCTGAAAAATGAACGGGAAGTGGAAGATGCCATGCAGGATACTTACCTAAAAGCTTACGAAAAACTTTACCAGTTCAGGCAGGACTCCCAGTTCTCGACATGGTTGATTCGGATAGGTATAAATGCGGCACTGGGCAAATTACGGAAGTATAAACAATTAGCCGAAGCTCCCTCCGACCTGATTGACTACGATGTACTCCCCTCTTCAGAAACCTTACCTATGGACCCTGAAAATATAATCATCAGAAACGAAGCAAAACTATTACTGGAGAAAGCCATAGATGCCATACCAGAAAAGTATAGAATTGTATATACGCTCCGGGAGTTGGAAGACTTGAGTGTGCAGGAAGTAATGAATTGCCTGGAGCTCTCTGAAAGCAATGTAAAGATTCGCCTGCACCGTGCCAAAGCTTTGTTAAAAGACAATCTGTATAAACTTACACAGGATAAGCAGGTATTTGAATTTGGAAATAAACGTTGCGACGCACTCGTGCACCAGGTATTGAAGGCACTGCCGTAA
- a CDS encoding DUF4290 domain-containing protein: protein MEASTSFKQELLLREYGRNVQDLVNHILTIQDRAERTRLSQLLINLMAKLNPQLRDTQDYQQKLWNHLFVMSGSQLDVDSPYPLSAMEYLNDKPQRMRYPLETPKYKHYGQNVELLIQRATELEDEKERESAIISIGKLMKTLYRSYNKDSITDDVILSDIRQLSKGKLNMDLAYIESNNLFESNVGGSNRQDNQQRSQQQNRGGGDRNRNKNTRSSNQRNK, encoded by the coding sequence ATGGAAGCAAGTACCTCCTTTAAACAAGAACTGTTGTTGCGCGAATATGGCCGCAACGTGCAGGATCTTGTAAACCATATACTGACCATACAAGATAGGGCCGAACGTACACGCCTTTCGCAGTTGCTGATAAACCTGATGGCCAAACTTAACCCGCAGCTCCGCGACACACAGGATTACCAGCAAAAACTCTGGAACCACCTGTTTGTAATGTCGGGCTCGCAACTGGACGTGGACTCTCCTTACCCGCTTAGCGCGATGGAGTACCTTAACGATAAGCCTCAGCGCATGCGCTACCCACTCGAAACGCCAAAGTACAAGCACTACGGCCAGAACGTGGAACTGCTGATACAGCGTGCAACCGAGCTGGAAGATGAAAAAGAGCGCGAATCAGCCATCATCTCCATCGGTAAACTGATGAAAACGCTGTACCGCTCTTACAACAAAGACAGCATAACAGACGATGTGATCCTGAGCGACATCCGCCAGTTATCGAAAGGTAAACTGAACATGGACCTGGCTTATATTGAGAGCAATAACCTGTTCGAGTCTAATGTAGGTGGCAGCAACAGGCAGGATAACCAGCAGCGTAGCCAGCAACAAAACCGCGGCGGCGGCGACCGCAACCGCAACAAGAATACAAGATCTTCCAATCAAAGAAATAAATAG
- a CDS encoding ATP-dependent helicase, which produces MDYISLLNESQRKAVLHTEGPAMIIAGAGSGKTRVLTYRIAHLISLGIDPFNILALTFTNKAAKEMRHRIEKVIGNEAKNIWMGTFHSVFSRILRAEADKIGYPKSFTIYDTDDSKTLIRNIVKEMNLDDKLYKPNVVLGRISSAKNKLISHKQYMSDPVIQADDEAAMRPKIGKIYEQYQNRCFKAGAMDFDDLLFQTNVLFRDHPDALNKYQNIFKFVMVDEYQDTNYSQYLITRKLAAQNRNIVVVGDDAQSIYAFRGADIQNILNFERDYPELEVFKLEQNYRSTKNIVHAANSVIKNNTAQLRKDVFTDNEQGPLIEVIKANSDNEEGKLVATTIFEEKMNNHLSYDDFAILYRTNAQSRAMEEALRRMNIKYKIVGGLSFYQRKEIKDLIAYLRLTVNPNDEQALRRVINYPKRGIGETTESKLFVTADEINHSVWEVVQNATEFLGNRVGTAIENFSLMIREFAIMAEQNDAFEVAKHVAKRSGIVDDLYQDKTVEGLARYENIQELLNGIKEYVDDPEKEDKSLSAFLQDIALITDADTKADDIGEHVTLMTIHSAKGLEFKNVFIVGMEENLFPSQMMLNSRADLEEERRLFYVAITRAEKKLYLTYATSRYQWGNLRACEKSRFLDEIDPKYLNFKYGDTGNVATNSVFERVLQRKSSVSSLVQQPARKQAATAYTAPADFKPSDTSNLAVGMKVEHPKFGFGVVTLVDTQGNSTKATINFDEVGEKTLLLSFAKLRIHE; this is translated from the coding sequence ATGGATTATATCAGTTTATTGAACGAGTCGCAACGCAAGGCGGTACTTCACACCGAAGGCCCGGCCATGATCATTGCGGGTGCCGGCTCAGGCAAAACAAGAGTACTTACCTATCGGATTGCTCACCTTATAAGTTTAGGTATCGATCCCTTTAATATACTAGCGCTTACCTTTACCAACAAGGCGGCCAAAGAAATGCGTCACCGTATCGAGAAAGTGATTGGCAACGAAGCCAAGAACATCTGGATGGGTACATTTCACTCGGTTTTCTCTCGTATACTTCGCGCTGAGGCCGACAAAATTGGCTACCCGAAAAGCTTTACCATTTACGATACCGATGACTCCAAAACGCTCATTCGCAATATTGTGAAAGAGATGAACCTGGACGACAAACTATACAAGCCGAACGTGGTGCTGGGCCGTATCTCGTCTGCCAAAAACAAATTGATTTCGCATAAGCAGTACATGAGCGACCCGGTGATACAAGCCGACGACGAAGCTGCTATGCGTCCTAAAATCGGTAAGATATACGAGCAGTACCAGAACCGTTGCTTTAAGGCTGGTGCCATGGACTTCGACGACCTGCTGTTCCAGACCAACGTGCTTTTCCGCGACCACCCCGATGCGCTGAACAAATACCAGAACATCTTTAAGTTTGTGATGGTGGATGAGTACCAGGATACAAACTACTCGCAGTACCTGATCACGCGAAAACTGGCTGCCCAAAACAGAAATATTGTGGTGGTGGGTGATGATGCCCAGTCTATTTATGCGTTCCGTGGCGCCGATATCCAGAACATATTAAACTTTGAGCGCGACTACCCGGAACTGGAAGTATTTAAGCTGGAGCAGAACTATAGATCAACCAAAAACATTGTGCATGCGGCCAACTCAGTTATTAAAAATAACACGGCACAGCTACGCAAAGATGTTTTCACTGATAACGAGCAGGGCCCGCTGATTGAAGTAATAAAGGCCAACTCTGATAACGAAGAAGGCAAACTGGTGGCTACAACCATTTTCGAAGAGAAGATGAACAACCACCTCTCCTACGACGATTTTGCTATACTTTACCGTACCAATGCGCAGTCCAGGGCCATGGAAGAAGCGTTGCGTCGCATGAACATCAAGTATAAAATCGTGGGTGGCTTGTCGTTCTATCAGCGTAAGGAAATTAAAGACCTGATTGCCTACCTGCGCCTGACGGTTAACCCGAACGATGAACAGGCGCTACGTCGCGTTATAAACTACCCGAAACGTGGTATTGGTGAAACTACGGAGTCGAAGCTTTTTGTGACGGCTGACGAAATAAACCATAGCGTTTGGGAAGTGGTACAAAATGCAACAGAGTTCTTAGGTAACCGTGTAGGTACTGCCATCGAGAACTTCTCACTCATGATTCGCGAATTTGCGATTATGGCCGAGCAGAACGATGCCTTTGAAGTTGCTAAGCACGTAGCCAAGCGCTCAGGTATAGTAGATGATCTGTACCAGGACAAGACCGTGGAAGGCCTTGCCCGATACGAGAACATCCAGGAATTGCTGAACGGTATTAAGGAATATGTAGATGACCCGGAGAAGGAAGATAAAAGTCTATCCGCGTTCCTGCAGGACATTGCCCTTATTACCGACGCTGATACCAAAGCAGACGATATTGGTGAGCATGTAACGCTTATGACCATTCACTCGGCCAAAGGTCTGGAGTTTAAGAACGTATTTATAGTTGGTATGGAAGAGAACCTTTTCCCGAGCCAGATGATGCTGAACTCCCGCGCCGATTTGGAAGAAGAACGCCGCCTGTTTTATGTGGCCATTACCCGTGCCGAAAAGAAATTATACTTAACGTACGCTACCAGCCGCTACCAGTGGGGTAACCTACGCGCCTGCGAAAAGAGCCGTTTCCTGGATGAGATCGATCCGAAGTACCTGAACTTTAAGTATGGCGATACAGGCAACGTAGCCACCAACAGCGTATTCGAGAGAGTATTGCAGCGTAAGAGTAGTGTCAGTAGTTTGGTACAACAACCTGCCCGTAAACAGGCAGCTACAGCTTACACTGCCCCAGCCGATTTTAAGCCAAGCGATACAAGCAACCTGGCTGTCGGCATGAAGGTAGAACACCCTAAATTCGGATTTGGCGTAGTAACACTTGTAGATACTCAGGGCAACAGTACAAAAGCAACTATAAACTTCGACGAAGTAGGCGAAAAAACCCTGCTCCTGAGCTTCGCCAAGCTACGCATACATGAGTAA
- a CDS encoding ankyrin repeat domain-containing protein — MKKLLLLALFVFSAQLSPAQSKSTQKSGKAPVKKTATTKSATTKKKTTTTKTAPVTAKPVEKAPEKLIWRTPAMQEAMAFYTSLKYKEAHAKFKEAAAQGEPEALYFLGRMHQYRELKYDTVQIDTLAELQNRTKFFSANTDSASYYYERAIEENSPLGQLGMAELMILKSEEDKQNFLQKMRTAAVVIREKAVEGDAFSNRMLGSMYYTGYGEMKDLGYAFNYLNRAANKGDVVAYTYLANLYLDGEGVEKNNEKALFWLKKGVAAGDREALYTLGLLYEEGTIGEPNLGEARKLYRQAISKGSVSAYEQLRYMNQTPDQKLVIASITRNPEMLERALKNKADANTLAVPDDYEAEELGKRTPLMHTLYIPLLLEEFGVIYEPEVRPAMIGKLLKNGADVNAQDADGRTALHYTVAGARISNSQLFEQEQVQLLDTLLKYKADLNLKDKEGNTALTAALQSTNGQHIGIMELEKLLASGANPNLQNNEGKTPLMLACELNANFEIILALVQAGADPKLLDQSGKAAIDYTKQENVTNILMAAGSPQRKN, encoded by the coding sequence ATGAAAAAACTATTGCTGCTTGCCCTGTTCGTTTTTAGCGCGCAGTTAAGCCCTGCACAAAGTAAATCGACACAAAAGAGTGGCAAAGCACCTGTAAAGAAAACAGCCACTACCAAATCGGCAACAACTAAAAAGAAAACAACTACAACCAAAACAGCACCTGTAACTGCTAAACCTGTAGAGAAGGCTCCTGAGAAATTAATCTGGCGCACTCCGGCAATGCAGGAAGCGATGGCATTTTATACTTCGCTGAAGTATAAGGAGGCACATGCAAAGTTTAAGGAAGCAGCAGCACAAGGCGAACCGGAGGCTTTATACTTTCTGGGCCGCATGCACCAGTACCGTGAGCTGAAGTATGACACGGTGCAGATAGATACGCTGGCAGAATTACAGAACCGTACCAAGTTCTTTTCTGCCAACACCGATTCAGCTAGCTACTACTACGAACGTGCCATAGAAGAAAACAGTCCGCTGGGCCAGTTAGGTATGGCTGAGCTGATGATCCTTAAATCTGAAGAAGACAAGCAGAACTTTTTGCAGAAGATGCGCACGGCAGCTGTGGTTATCCGGGAGAAAGCTGTAGAAGGCGATGCGTTCAGTAACCGTATGCTAGGCAGTATGTACTATACCGGCTACGGCGAGATGAAGGATCTTGGTTATGCTTTTAACTACCTGAACCGTGCTGCCAATAAAGGCGATGTTGTAGCTTATACTTACCTGGCAAACTTATACCTGGATGGGGAAGGAGTGGAGAAGAACAATGAGAAAGCGCTTTTCTGGCTCAAAAAAGGGGTTGCTGCCGGCGACCGCGAAGCACTTTATACTTTGGGTTTACTATACGAAGAAGGAACTATAGGAGAGCCTAACCTGGGCGAAGCCCGCAAACTGTACCGACAGGCTATCTCAAAAGGTAGTGTAAGTGCCTACGAGCAGCTACGTTACATGAACCAGACTCCTGATCAGAAACTGGTGATCGCATCTATTACCCGTAACCCGGAAATGTTGGAGCGTGCACTTAAAAACAAGGCAGATGCAAATACACTGGCTGTACCTGATGATTATGAGGCAGAAGAATTGGGCAAGCGTACACCTTTAATGCATACGTTATATATCCCGCTTTTACTGGAAGAGTTCGGTGTGATCTACGAACCGGAAGTACGTCCGGCCATGATTGGCAAACTCCTGAAAAATGGTGCTGATGTGAATGCACAGGACGCAGACGGCAGAACAGCTTTGCACTATACCGTTGCAGGTGCCCGGATTAGTAATTCGCAGTTATTTGAACAGGAGCAGGTACAGTTATTAGATACCTTGTTAAAGTATAAAGCAGATCTTAACCTGAAGGATAAAGAAGGCAACACAGCACTTACCGCAGCTCTGCAATCTACCAACGGGCAGCATATTGGTATTATGGAGCTGGAAAAATTACTGGCTTCCGGAGCTAACCCAAACCTGCAGAACAATGAGGGTAAAACACCATTAATGCTGGCCTGCGAACTGAACGCTAATTTTGAAATTATACTTGCGCTGGTACAAGCTGGCGCAGATCCTAAATTGCTTGATCAATCCGGTAAAGCTGCCATTGATTATACCAAGCAGGAGAATGTAACGAACATCCTAATGGCAGCTGGCTCACCGCAGAGGAAGAATTAG
- the efp gene encoding elongation factor P: MATTADIKNGVVIEYNNDLYQVIDFQHVKPGKGPAFVRTKLRNVRSGKVVDNTFSAGHKITTARVEQRPHQFIYKDDMGYNFMDMNTFEQVTLNEAMVPFADLMKEGQEVTILFHAETETPLTCEIPPFVELTITYTEPGIKGDTATNASKPAIVETGATIQVPLFIGQDEKIKVDTRTYSYAERVK; encoded by the coding sequence ATGGCAACTACAGCTGATATAAAAAATGGCGTTGTGATCGAGTACAACAACGACCTTTACCAGGTAATAGATTTCCAGCACGTAAAGCCAGGCAAAGGCCCTGCATTCGTAAGAACAAAACTACGCAATGTAAGATCGGGCAAAGTGGTGGATAACACGTTCTCAGCTGGTCATAAAATTACAACTGCCCGTGTAGAGCAGCGCCCGCACCAGTTCATTTACAAAGATGACATGGGCTACAACTTTATGGACATGAACACTTTTGAGCAGGTAACCCTGAACGAAGCCATGGTTCCATTTGCCGACCTGATGAAAGAAGGACAGGAAGTAACTATACTTTTCCACGCTGAAACGGAAACGCCGCTTACCTGCGAGATCCCTCCTTTTGTAGAGCTTACTATTACGTATACTGAGCCAGGCATTAAAGGCGATACAGCAACAAATGCATCAAAACCAGCCATTGTAGAGACAGGTGCAACTATACAGGTGCCTCTTTTCATTGGTCAGGACGAAAAAATAAAAGTAGACACTCGTACTTATTCTTACGCAGAAAGAGTAAAATAA
- the accC gene encoding acetyl-CoA carboxylase biotin carboxylase subunit: MFKKILIANRGEIALRIIRTCKEMGIKTVAVYSTADKESLHVRFADEAVCIGPAPSSQSYLNIPHIIAAAEITNADAIHPGYGFLSENAEFSRICAENNIKFIGASPEMINQMGDKASAKDTMKKAGVPTIPGSDGLLKNVEEGIKLAKKIKYPVIIKATAGGGGRGMRIIKEESEFEKMWNDARTEAAAAFGNDGIYLEKFIEEPRHIEIQLIGDQHGNVAHLSERDCSIQRRHQKLVEETPSPFITDKLREEMGQAAIAGAKAINYEGVGTIEFLVDKNRDFYFMEMNTRIQVEHPITEEVIDYDLIKEQIKVAAGEKITGKNYYPKMHAIECRINAEDPKNGFRPSPGRITNLHVPGGHGVRVDSHVYSGYSIPANYDSMIAKLIVSAQTREEALVKMKRALSEFVIEGIKTTVPFHLKLMDDEGFKAGNFTTAYLESFDFSKID, encoded by the coding sequence ATGTTTAAGAAAATATTAATTGCCAACCGTGGCGAGATTGCGCTGCGTATCATCCGTACGTGCAAAGAGATGGGTATTAAAACGGTGGCCGTATACTCAACCGCTGACAAGGAAAGCCTGCACGTGCGCTTTGCTGACGAAGCTGTTTGTATCGGTCCGGCTCCAAGCTCACAATCTTACCTGAACATACCGCACATTATTGCAGCTGCCGAAATTACGAACGCAGATGCCATACACCCGGGTTATGGTTTCCTGTCTGAGAATGCTGAATTCTCCCGTATTTGTGCTGAAAACAATATCAAGTTTATAGGTGCTTCGCCAGAGATGATCAACCAGATGGGTGATAAAGCCTCTGCAAAAGACACCATGAAAAAGGCTGGTGTACCTACTATACCTGGTTCTGATGGTTTATTAAAGAATGTAGAAGAAGGTATAAAGCTTGCCAAAAAGATCAAATATCCGGTTATCATCAAAGCTACAGCTGGTGGTGGTGGTCGTGGTATGCGTATCATCAAAGAAGAATCTGAATTCGAGAAAATGTGGAATGATGCCCGTACAGAAGCTGCTGCAGCTTTTGGTAACGATGGCATTTACCTGGAGAAGTTCATTGAAGAGCCGCGCCACATCGAGATTCAGCTGATAGGTGACCAGCATGGTAATGTAGCTCACCTTTCAGAGCGTGACTGCTCTATCCAGCGTCGTCACCAGAAACTGGTGGAAGAAACCCCTTCTCCGTTTATCACTGACAAACTTCGCGAAGAAATGGGCCAGGCTGCTATTGCCGGTGCCAAAGCCATTAACTACGAAGGTGTTGGAACAATAGAATTCCTGGTAGACAAGAACCGCGATTTCTATTTCATGGAGATGAACACACGTATACAGGTGGAGCACCCGATTACAGAGGAAGTTATTGATTACGACCTGATTAAGGAGCAGATTAAGGTTGCTGCCGGTGAGAAGATCACAGGTAAGAACTACTATCCTAAAATGCATGCTATTGAGTGCCGTATTAATGCTGAGGATCCAAAGAACGGTTTCCGTCCGAGCCCGGGTAGAATTACCAACCTGCACGTACCAGGTGGCCACGGTGTTCGCGTAGACTCTCACGTATACTCAGGTTACTCTATCCCGGCTAACTACGACTCTATGATCGCTAAATTGATCGTAAGTGCTCAGACCCGTGAAGAAGCCCTTGTTAAAATGAAGCGTGCCCTGAGCGAATTCGTGATTGAAGGTATTAAAACAACAGTACCTTTCCACCTGAAGCTAATGGATGACGAAGGTTTTAAAGCAGGTAACTTTACAACTGCTTACCTGGAAAGCTTCGACTTCAGTAAAATCGACTAA
- a CDS encoding DUF3109 family protein, with amino-acid sequence MIVLQKTVISDDIRDNFFVCNLEKCKGACCVEGDLGAPLEESELAILAENYEHIKPYMTGAGKLAVEEQGLYITDFEGDFSTPTIENRECAYALYDEKGILKCAIEQAYYDGKISWKKPISCHLYPIRITKYDDFEALNYDRWSICAAACNFGQDLGVKVYQFLKEPLIRKYGEGWYNELTQLMEEEPEKV; translated from the coding sequence ATGATAGTCCTTCAGAAAACCGTCATCAGCGACGACATCCGCGATAATTTTTTTGTTTGTAACCTTGAGAAATGTAAAGGTGCCTGCTGTGTTGAAGGTGACCTTGGCGCCCCATTAGAGGAAAGTGAACTGGCTATACTTGCTGAAAATTACGAGCACATTAAACCTTACATGACCGGTGCCGGCAAGCTGGCTGTGGAAGAACAAGGCTTATATATTACCGATTTTGAAGGCGATTTTTCTACCCCAACTATAGAAAACCGGGAGTGTGCTTATGCCCTTTACGATGAAAAAGGAATACTAAAATGTGCCATTGAGCAGGCTTACTATGATGGCAAGATCAGCTGGAAAAAACCAATCTCCTGTCATTTATACCCGATTCGGATTACCAAGTACGATGATTTTGAAGCCCTGAATTATGATCGCTGGAGCATTTGCGCTGCCGCCTGTAATTTTGGTCAGGACTTAGGTGTAAAAGTTTACCAATTCCTGAAAGAGCCGCTAATCAGAAAGTATGGGGAAGGCTGGTATAATGAGTTAACACAGCTGATGGAAGAGGAACCGGAGAAGGTATAA